A portion of the Pan troglodytes isolate AG18354 chromosome 10, NHGRI_mPanTro3-v2.0_pri, whole genome shotgun sequence genome contains these proteins:
- the OR2AP1 gene encoding olfactory receptor 2AP1 — translation MGHWSGLCHQRRSSSSISFFSCQTSSVHFRAPLPFSPLITTLFFTLRLKIFSTMKNKTVLTEFILLGLTDVPELQVAVFTFLFLTYLLSILGNLTILILTLLDSHLQTPMYFFLRNFSFLEISFTNIFIPRVLISITTGNKSISFAGCFTQYFFAIFLGATEFYLLAAMSYDRYVAICKPLHYTTIMSSRICIQLIFCSWLGGLMAIIPPITLMSQQDFCASNRLNHYFCDYEPLLELSCSDTSLIEKAVVLVASVTLVVTLVLVILSYAFIIKTILKLPSAQQRTKAFSTCSSHMIVISLSYGSCMFMYINPSAKEGDTFNKGVALLITSVAPLLNPFIYTLRNQQVKQAFKDMVKKLLNL, via the coding sequence ATGGGCCACTGGTCTGGACTATGTCATCAGAGGAGAAGTTCATcatccatttcatttttttcttgtcagaCTTCATCCGTTCATTTCAGAGCACCTCTTCCTTTCTCACCTTTGATTACTACTCTCTTTTTCACTTTGAGACTCAAAATTTTttcaacaatgaaaaataaaaccgtGTTAACTGAGTTTATCCTTCTGGGTCTAACAGATGTCCCTGAACTCCAGGTGGCagttttcacctttcttttccttaCGTATTTACTCAGCATCCTTGGAAATCTGACTATCCTCATACTCACCTTGCTGGACTCCCACCTTCAGACTCCCATGTATTTCTTTCTCCGGAACTTCTCCTTCTTGGAAATTTCCTTCACAAACATCTTCATTCCAAGGGTCCTGATTAGCATCACAACAGGGAACAAGAGTATCAGCTTTGCTGGCTGCTTCACTCAGTATTTCTTTGCCATATTCCTTGGGGCCACAGAGTTTTACCTTCTGGCTGCCATGTCCTATGACCGCTatgtggccatctgcaaaccTCTGCATTACACCACCATCATGAGCAGCAGAATCTGCATCCAGTTGATTTTCTGCTCTTGGCTGGGTGGGCTAATGGCTATTATACCACCAATCACCCTGATGAGTCAGCAGGACTTTTGTGCATCCAACAGACTGAATCATTACTTCTGTGACTATGAGCCTCTTCTGGAACTCTCATGTTCAGACACAAGCCTCATAGAGAAGGCTGTCGTTCTTGTGGCATCTGTGACCCTGGTGGTCACTCTGGTGCTAGTGATTCTCTCCTATGCATTCATTATCAAGACTATTCTGAAGCTCCCCTCTGCCCAACAAAGGACAAAAGCCTTTTCCACATGTTCTTCCCACATGATTGTCATCTCCCTCTCTTACGGAAGCTGCATGTTTATGTACATTAATCCCTCTGCAAAAGAAGGGGATACATTCAACAAGGGAGTAGCTCTACTCATTACTTCAGTTGCTCCTTTGTTGAACCCCTTTATTTACACCCTAAGGAACCAACAGGTAAAACAAGCCTTCAAGGATATGGTCAAAAAGCTTCTGAATCTTTAA